The proteins below come from a single Bombus fervidus isolate BK054 chromosome 15, iyBomFerv1, whole genome shotgun sequence genomic window:
- the LOC139994621 gene encoding adenomatous polyposis coli protein isoform X2: MERNTGQRYEDEITEQPVDYSKKYSERKTENSSRSDRSCKKEFGERDSKVDLFGDYAETDLDQPTDYSLRYAEDDTDDDEKQSPEYFPGSVQEDTVKTYCTEGTPYETPFNFSTATSMSDLRLENAKESVDSQKKHSKKNVELSRKEDLNYEHPMTINCNEDRSLLVEKELESSKNSETCKPNCLSNEKLINYYQAGTSDGFSRANSLSSLGSAITQRNNVNGIISKEPSTDSSDKADNVSERADRTAASTNINILRIPDETDSSTEGKNSSRVVDKEGKMVTFSRQDYYAEQTPLMFSCCSSLGSLSGFEQHSIHDDRSSIISDFSRRTSGVVSPSELPDSPTQTIPPSPRNHKNQCTDFISKIPEEAVRQPVRHLSYSKCHALRTSVFEDDIATFKEESTPIEFSTATSLSSLTIDDEMKIPNISKPQNELKEPSNELDKDIKENSLEEKVNNVEAEKDQEQVSDGDEDNEDMLAACISMGIQNNRYRQSFKTSTVQKPIQSESSNMLVRCQRTPVLNRLEPSVSVAVTSADATVTASTSKPSKPAIEVVAAPDTVHVYCTEDTPADISPVGSQSNLSALSMPSVQEDVERIEEAKSSGEVECHRNDLSDESSNLSGEDEKILDECIQSGISKVRQITPPPTSCLPFVQKTEVLTQRFNICGTPSSSPVESANKNPALRKSMCHTSLDHENDPFGDSPNHSDDEAILSECIRAAMPKDKHCRKPRRNQR; this comes from the exons ATGGAGAGGAATACGGGACAAAGATACGAGGATGAAATAACTGAGCAACCAGTAGATTATAGCAAAAAGTACAGTGAAAGGAAAACGGAGAATTCCTCTCGAAGTGATAGATCTTGTAAAAAAGAATTCGGGGAACGTGACTCCAAAGTAGATTTATTTGGAGATTATGCTGAAACCGATCTTGATCAGCCAACAGATTATAGTTTACGATACGCAGAGGATGACACTGATGACGATGAGAAACAGAGTCCTGAATATTTTCCTGGAAGCGTTCAGGAGGATACTGTAAAGACTTATTGTACAGAAGGAACTCCGTATGAGACgcctttcaatttttcaactgCGACTTCCATGTCCGATTTACGTCTGGAGAATGCAAAGGAATCCGTTGATTCGCAGAAGAAACACAGCAAAAAGAATGTTGAACTTAGTCGCAAGGAAGATTTGAATTATGAGCATCCAATGACAATTAATTGTAATGAAGACCGTTCACTTCTTGTTGAGAAAGAATTAGAATCCTCTAAAAATTCCGAGACATGTAAACCTAACTGTCTTTCTAAtgaaaagttaattaattattatcaagCAGGAACATCTGATGGTTTTTCTCGTGCTAATTCTCTCAGCTCCCTTGGTAGTGCGATAACACAAAGGAATAATGTTAATGGAATTATTTCCAAAGAACCTTCCACGGATTCTTCTGACAAAGCTGATAATGTGTCGGAGAGAGCAGACCGCACTGCAGCTAGCACTAACATCAATATATTACGTATTCCTGATGAAACTGATAGTTCTACAGAAGGAAAAAATAGTTCCAGAGTTGTAGATAAAGAAG GCAAAATGGTTACATTCAGTAGACAAGACTATTATGCAGAACAAACTCCTTTAATGTTTTCATGTTGTAGTTCTCTAGGTTCATTAAGTGGATTTGAACAGCATTCTATACATGATGATCGTAGCTCCATCATCAGTGATTTCAG TCGCAGGACCAGTGGTGTTGTGTCTCCAAGTGAATTACCAGATTCACCAACACAAACTATCCCTCCAAGTCCTCGTAATCATAAAAATCAGTGTACAGATTTTATAAGCAAAATACCAGAAGAAGCAGTAAGACAGCCTGTTCGACATTTAT cATATTCAAAGTGTCATGCGCTGAGAACCAGTGTTTTCGAGGATGATATTGCCACATTTAAGGAGGAATCAACACCCATTGAATTTTCTACAGCTACTAGTCTCAGTTCTTTAACTATCGacgatgaaatgaaaattcccAATATATCTAAACCTCAAAATGAACTGAAAGAACCATCTAATGAGCTGgataaagatattaaagaaaattctttgGAAGAAAAAGTTAATAATGTAGAAGCTGAGAAGGATCAGGAACAAGTGAGTGATGGTGATGAAGATAATGAAGACATGTTGGCTGCATGTATCAGCATGggaatacaaaataatag ATATAGACAATCTTTCAAAACGTCTACTGTCCAGAAACCCATACAATCAGAGTCATCAAACATGTTGGTACGTTGCCAGAGAACACCAGTTTTAAACAGACTGGAACCTTCAGTTTCTGTTGCTGTCACTTCCGCGGATGCTACAGTGACAGCAAGTACTTCGAAACCTAGCAAGCCCGCAATAGAAGTTGTTGCTGCTCCAGATACCGTACATGTGTATTGTACAGAAGATACACCTGCTGATATTTCTCCAGTGGGTTCGCAATCGAATCTTTCTGCCTTGTCTATGCCGAGCGTTCAAGAAGATGTAGAAAGGATCGAAGAAGCTAAATCTTCGGGTGAAGTCGAGTGCCATAGAAACGATCTGTCCGATGAAAGTTCTAATCTCTCTGGTGAAGATGAGAAAATTCTTGATGAGTGCATTCAATCAGGAATATCGAAA GTTAGACAAATAACTCCACCACCAACGAGTTGCCTTCCCTTTGTACAGAAAACAGAAGTGCTAACACAGAGATTCAACATATGTGGAACACCATCATCGTCCCCTGTAGAAAGTGCCAACAAGAACCCTGCTCTTCGAAAATCCATGTGTCATACATCATTGGATCATGAAAATGATCCTTTTGGCGACAGTCCTAATCATTCGGACGATGAAGCCATTCTCAGTGAATGTATAAGAGCGGCCATGCCTAag GACAAGCATTGCCGCAAACCGCGGAGAAATCAAAGGTGA
- the LOC139994621 gene encoding uncharacterized protein isoform X1 — translation MERNTGQRYEDEITEQPVDYSKKYSERKTENSSRSDRSCKKEFGERDSKVDLFGDYAETDLDQPTDYSLRYAEDDTDDDEKQSPEYFPGSVQEDTVKTYCTEGTPYETPFNFSTATSMSDLRLENAKESVDSQKKHSKKNVELSRKEDLNYEHPMTINCNEDRSLLVEKELESSKNSETCKPNCLSNEKLINYYQAGTSDGFSRANSLSSLGSAITQRNNVNGIISKEPSTDSSDKADNVSERADRTAASTNINILRIPDETDSSTEGKNSSRVVDKEGKMVTFSRQDYYAEQTPLMFSCCSSLGSLSGFEQHSIHDDRSSIISDFSRRTSGVVSPSELPDSPTQTIPPSPRNHKNQCTDFISKIPEEAVRQPVRHLSYSKCHALRTSVFEDDIATFKEESTPIEFSTATSLSSLTIDDEMKIPNISKPQNELKEPSNELDKDIKENSLEEKVNNVEAEKDQEQVSDGDEDNEDMLAACISMGIQNNRYRQSFKTSTVQKPIQSESSNMLVRCQRTPVLNRLEPSVSVAVTSADATVTASTSKPSKPAIEVVAAPDTVHVYCTEDTPADISPVGSQSNLSALSMPSVQEDVERIEEAKSSGEVECHRNDLSDESSNLSGEDEKILDECIQSGISKVRQITPPPTSCLPFVQKTEVLTQRFNICGTPSSSPVESANKNPALRKSMCHTSLDHENDPFGDSPNHSDDEAILSECIRAAMPKVKLNISTLIGQALPQTAEKSKVTASRKPSSSSSTSYRQPGYIEDNKHQSKKSAPFEDNLGLSEEEEDIMLAQCIKSGMPKALNVSSNSSLVSVKKQPEYSKTRNISSTSYHYANKPYLFGNTVVQTQPSHKPIENDHSLHKGTSCTFHSTKVQENRRHVVKNGGIITYERTNRVALYNRKFSQSEHENNNMNENILSTSRSEILNCRSPILNGENDDDELRRNTTKSNVVPSRHSSVSSLSEESSLGSIEEWAFLELCISSGMPRNKYRLKGMKNTEGNVNEDSCSICSYNSYVCKT, via the exons ATGGAGAGGAATACGGGACAAAGATACGAGGATGAAATAACTGAGCAACCAGTAGATTATAGCAAAAAGTACAGTGAAAGGAAAACGGAGAATTCCTCTCGAAGTGATAGATCTTGTAAAAAAGAATTCGGGGAACGTGACTCCAAAGTAGATTTATTTGGAGATTATGCTGAAACCGATCTTGATCAGCCAACAGATTATAGTTTACGATACGCAGAGGATGACACTGATGACGATGAGAAACAGAGTCCTGAATATTTTCCTGGAAGCGTTCAGGAGGATACTGTAAAGACTTATTGTACAGAAGGAACTCCGTATGAGACgcctttcaatttttcaactgCGACTTCCATGTCCGATTTACGTCTGGAGAATGCAAAGGAATCCGTTGATTCGCAGAAGAAACACAGCAAAAAGAATGTTGAACTTAGTCGCAAGGAAGATTTGAATTATGAGCATCCAATGACAATTAATTGTAATGAAGACCGTTCACTTCTTGTTGAGAAAGAATTAGAATCCTCTAAAAATTCCGAGACATGTAAACCTAACTGTCTTTCTAAtgaaaagttaattaattattatcaagCAGGAACATCTGATGGTTTTTCTCGTGCTAATTCTCTCAGCTCCCTTGGTAGTGCGATAACACAAAGGAATAATGTTAATGGAATTATTTCCAAAGAACCTTCCACGGATTCTTCTGACAAAGCTGATAATGTGTCGGAGAGAGCAGACCGCACTGCAGCTAGCACTAACATCAATATATTACGTATTCCTGATGAAACTGATAGTTCTACAGAAGGAAAAAATAGTTCCAGAGTTGTAGATAAAGAAG GCAAAATGGTTACATTCAGTAGACAAGACTATTATGCAGAACAAACTCCTTTAATGTTTTCATGTTGTAGTTCTCTAGGTTCATTAAGTGGATTTGAACAGCATTCTATACATGATGATCGTAGCTCCATCATCAGTGATTTCAG TCGCAGGACCAGTGGTGTTGTGTCTCCAAGTGAATTACCAGATTCACCAACACAAACTATCCCTCCAAGTCCTCGTAATCATAAAAATCAGTGTACAGATTTTATAAGCAAAATACCAGAAGAAGCAGTAAGACAGCCTGTTCGACATTTAT cATATTCAAAGTGTCATGCGCTGAGAACCAGTGTTTTCGAGGATGATATTGCCACATTTAAGGAGGAATCAACACCCATTGAATTTTCTACAGCTACTAGTCTCAGTTCTTTAACTATCGacgatgaaatgaaaattcccAATATATCTAAACCTCAAAATGAACTGAAAGAACCATCTAATGAGCTGgataaagatattaaagaaaattctttgGAAGAAAAAGTTAATAATGTAGAAGCTGAGAAGGATCAGGAACAAGTGAGTGATGGTGATGAAGATAATGAAGACATGTTGGCTGCATGTATCAGCATGggaatacaaaataatag ATATAGACAATCTTTCAAAACGTCTACTGTCCAGAAACCCATACAATCAGAGTCATCAAACATGTTGGTACGTTGCCAGAGAACACCAGTTTTAAACAGACTGGAACCTTCAGTTTCTGTTGCTGTCACTTCCGCGGATGCTACAGTGACAGCAAGTACTTCGAAACCTAGCAAGCCCGCAATAGAAGTTGTTGCTGCTCCAGATACCGTACATGTGTATTGTACAGAAGATACACCTGCTGATATTTCTCCAGTGGGTTCGCAATCGAATCTTTCTGCCTTGTCTATGCCGAGCGTTCAAGAAGATGTAGAAAGGATCGAAGAAGCTAAATCTTCGGGTGAAGTCGAGTGCCATAGAAACGATCTGTCCGATGAAAGTTCTAATCTCTCTGGTGAAGATGAGAAAATTCTTGATGAGTGCATTCAATCAGGAATATCGAAA GTTAGACAAATAACTCCACCACCAACGAGTTGCCTTCCCTTTGTACAGAAAACAGAAGTGCTAACACAGAGATTCAACATATGTGGAACACCATCATCGTCCCCTGTAGAAAGTGCCAACAAGAACCCTGCTCTTCGAAAATCCATGTGTCATACATCATTGGATCATGAAAATGATCCTTTTGGCGACAGTCCTAATCATTCGGACGATGAAGCCATTCTCAGTGAATGTATAAGAGCGGCCATGCCTAag gttaaattgaatatttcaacACTTATAGGACAAGCATTGCCGCAAACCGCGGAGAAATCAAAGGTGACGGCTTCAAGAAAAccatcgtcgtcatcgtctACGTCGTACCGTCAGCCAGGATATATTGAGGATAATAAACATCAGTCTAAGAAGTCTGCACCATTCGAGGATAATTTAGGCCTTtcagaggaagaggaagacaTCATGCTGGCGCAGTGTATTAAATCTGGTATGCCaaag GCGTTGAATGTTTCATCAAATTCGTCCTTAGTGTCCGTAAAGAAGCAACCAGAATACTCAAAAACGAGAAATATTTCCAGTACTTCATATCATTATGCGAATAAACCCTATCTGTTTGGAAACACAGTGGTGCAGACCCAGCCATCACATAAACCCATAGAGAATGATCATTCTCTGCACAAAGGAACTTCTTGCACCTTCCATTCTACGAAGGTTCAAGAAAATAGGAGACATGTTGTTAAAAATGGTGGAATTATTACATATGAAAGAACAAACCGTGTGGCATTATACAACAGGAAGTTTTCTCAGTCAGAGCACGAAAATAACAACATGAACGAAAACATTCTAAGCACTTCACGTTCCGAGATCCTTAATTGTAGGTCCCCAATTTTAAATGGTGAAAATGATGACGATGAATTACGTAGGAATACAACGAAGTCGAACGTAGTACCTTCAAGGCATAGTTCTGTTAGTTCTCTTAGTGAAGAAAGTTCTCTTGGATCCATTGAGGAATGGGCTTTTCTGGAATTGTGCATTAGTTCTGGGATGCCGAGGAACAAGTACCGTCTGAAGGGAATGAAAAACACAGAGGGGAATGTCAACGAAGACAGTTGTTCGATATGTAGTTATAATTCGTACGTTTGTAAAACctaa